One stretch of Glycine soja cultivar W05 chromosome 7, ASM419377v2, whole genome shotgun sequence DNA includes these proteins:
- the LOC114419424 gene encoding gamma-glutamyl peptidase 5-like produces MEIKKRFGVLMCAEDSEYVKKVYGGYSGVFVRMLAEEGETWDVYKVARGEFPDEDDLGLYDGFVITGSCSDAHGNDTWVSDLLNLLRKLDSINTKILGICFGHQILGRALGGKVTRSTTGWDLGVRTITLSPSLRFALSSLDLPSRLSIIECHRDEIRELPAKAEVIAWSDKTGIEMFRYGDHIMGIQGHPEYSKDILLHLIDRLIQRNYIIDAFGKQARERAALWEPDREAWKKLCVTFLKGRL; encoded by the exons atgGAGATCAAGAAGAGGTTTGGGGTGTTGATGTGTGCAGAGGATTCGGAGTACGTGAAAAAAGTGTACGGAGGGTATTCTGGGGTTTTCGTGAGAATGCTGGCGGAGGAGGGAGAGACATGGGACGTGTACAAGGTGGCGCGTGGGGAGTTTCCTGACGAAGATGATTTGGGTCTCTATGATGGGTTTGTGATCACTGGCAGCTGCAGTGACGCACATGGCAACGACACATGGGTCAGTGATCTTCTCAACTTGCTTCGCAAACTCGATTCCATCAACACCAAGATCCTCGGCATTTGCTTTGGCCACCAG ATACTTGGGCGTGCATTGGGAGGGAAGGTGACTCGTTCTACTACTGGATGGGATCTTGGTGTCAGAACCATAACATTGTCACCATCTTTGCGATTTGCTTTGTCTTCTCTTGATCTTCCATCAAGACTTTCCATTATCGAATGCCACAGGGATGAG ATCCGAGAGCTACCAGCCAAGGCAGAGGTTATTGCTTGGTCGGATAAGACTGGAATTGAAATGTTCAGGTATGGAGATCACATTATGGGAATCCAAGGTCACCCTGAGTACTCCAAAGACATTCTTTTGCACCTTATTGACCGTCTCATTCAACGCAATTACATCATA GATGCTTTTGGTAAACAAGCAAGGGAGAGGGCTGCGTTGTGGGAGCCAGATAGGGAGGCTTGGAAGAAACTCTGTGTCACTTTTTTGAAGGGTAGATTGTGA
- the LOC114419425 gene encoding anthocyanidin 3-O-glucosyltransferase 7-like has translation MDHQNKHVAVFAFPFGSHLMPLLNLVLKLAHSLPNCSFSFIGTHKSNAILFPKPHIPNNIKAYSISDGIPEGHVLGKNPTEKLNLFLQTGPENLHKGIELAEAETKKRVTCIIADALVTSSLLVAQTLNVPWIALWLPNSCSLSLYFYTDLIRQHCASRAGNKTLDFIPGLSKLRVEDMPQDLLDVGEKETVFSRELNSLGKVLPQAKVVVMNFFEELEPPLFVQDMRNKLQSLLYVVPLPSTLLPPSDTDSSGCLSWLGMKNSKSVAYVCFGTVVAPPPHELVAVAEALEESGFPFLWSLKEGLMSLLPNGFVERTKKRGKIVSWAPQTHVLAHDSVGVFVTHCGANSVIESVSSGVPMICRPFFGDQGVAARVIEDVWEIGMMIEGKMFTKNGLVKSLNLILVHEEGKKIRDNALRVKKTVEDAGRPEGQATQDFNTLVEVISRS, from the coding sequence ATGGATCATCAAAACAAACACGTAGCAGTCTTTGCTTTCCCCTTTGGCAGCCACCTTATGCCTCTCTTAAACCTTGTCCTCAAACTAGCTCATTCCCTTCCAAACtgttcattctctttcattggCACACACAAATCCAATGCAATCCTTTTCCCAAAACCCCACATCCCAAATAACATCAAGGCCTATAGCATAAGTGATGGAATCCCAGAGGGTCACGTCCTAGGCAAAAACCCAACTGAAAAATTGAATCTTTTTCTCCAAACTGGTCCTGAGAACCTTCACAAAGGTATAGAATTAGCGGAAGCAGAGACAAAGAAGAGAGTCACATGCATCATTGCAGATGCTTTAGTAACCTCTTCTCTCCTAGTGGCTCAGACCCTCAATGTTCCTTGGATTGCACTTTGGCTTCCCAATTCATGCTCACTCTCTCTCTATTTCTACACTGACTTGATTCGCCAGCACTGTGCAAGCCGTGCTGGGAACAAAACCTTGGATTTCATTCCAGGGCTGTCGAAGTTGCGTGTTGAAGACATGCCACAGGATCTGCTTGATGTTGGAGAAAAAGAAACAGTTTTTTCAAGGGAACTAAATTCGCTAGGTAAGGTGCTACCTCAAGCTAAGGTAGTAGTTATGAATTTCTTTGAGGAATTGGAACCACCTTTGTTTGTTCAAGACATGAGAAACAAGTTGCAGTCTTTGCTTTATGTTGTTCCACTTCCTTCCACGTTGTTGCCACCATCTGACACAGATTCAAGTGGTTGCTTGTCATGGTTGGGTATGAAGAACTCTAAATCGGTGGCTTATGTTTGCTTTGGGACTGTGGTGGCACCACCTCCACATGAGCTTGTGGCAGTGGCAGAGGCATTGGAAGAAAGTGGCTTTCCTTTTCTGTGGTCTCTGAAGGAAGGTCTAATGAGTCTTTTGCCAAATGGGTTTGTTGAGAGGACCAAGAAGCGTGGGAAAATAGTGTCTTGGGCTCCACAAACCCATGTTTTGGCTCATGATTCTGTAGGAGTTTTTGTGACTCACTGTGGAGCTAACTCTGTGATTGAGAGTGTTTCCAGTGGTGTTCCTATGATCTGCAGGCCATTCTTTGGAGATCAAGGGGTGGCTGCAAGAGTGATAGAAGATGTTTGGGAGATTGGGATGATGATAGAAGGTAAGATGTTCACCAAAAATGGATTGGTGAAGAGCTTGAATTTGATTCTGGTGCATGAAGAAGGGAAGAAGATTAGAGACAATGCTCTTAGGGTGAAGAAGACTGTGGAAGATGCAGGTAGGCCTGAAGGGCAAGCAACACAAGATTTCAACACTCTGGTGGAAGTAATTTCTAGATCTTAA
- the LOC114417744 gene encoding anthocyanidin 3-O-glucosyltransferase 7-like, with amino-acid sequence MPNSMENKHVAVFAFPFGTHFMPLLNLVLKLAQAAPNCSFSFICTQKSNATHFNRPHIPNNIKAYSISDGIPMSHAQLANHPIEKVNLFLKTGPQNLQKGILLAEADIEKRVTCIIADAFVASSLLVAQSLNVPWIAFWPPMSCSLSLYFYIDLIRDLARRAGNITLDFLPGLSNFRVEDMPQDLLIVGERETVFSRTLASLAKVLPQAKAVVMNFFEELDPPLFVQDMRSKLQSLLYVVPLPSSLLPPSDIDSSGCLSWLDTKSSKSVAYVCFGTVVAPPPHELVTVAEALEESGFPFLWSLMEGLMDLLPNGFLERTKVRGKVVSWAPQSQVLAHDSSGVFVSNCGANSVTESVCGGVPMICRPFFGDQGVAGRLVEDVWEIGVVMEGKVFTKNGLLKSLNLILAQEEGKRIRDNALKVKQTVQDATRPEGQAARDLKTLIEIISTTS; translated from the coding sequence ATGCCAAACTCAATGGAAAACAAACATGTAGCTGTCTTTGCTTTCCCCTTCGGCACCCACTTTATGCCTCTCTTAAACCTTGTCCTCAAACTAGCTCAAGCCGCTCCAAACTgttcattctcattcatttgcacaCAGAAATCAAATGCAACACATTTCAACAGACCCCACATCCCCAACAACATCAAGGCCTATAGCATAAGTGATGGAATCCCAATGAGTCACGCACAACTAGCCAATCACCCAATTGAAAAAGTAAACCTTTTTCTCAAAACTGGTCCTCAGAACTTGCAAAAAGGTATACTATTGGCGGAGGCAGATATAGAGAAGAGAGTCACTTGCATCATTGCTGATGCTTTTGTAGCCTCTTCTCTCCTTGTGGCTCAGAGCCTCAATGTTCCTTGGATTGCATTTTGGCCTCCCATGTCATGCTCACTCTCTCTATACTTTTACATTGACTTAATACGCGATCTTGCTCGCCGAGCTGGAAATATAACCTTGGATTTCCTTCCTGGGTTGTCTAACTTTCGTGTCGAAGACATGCCGCAGGATCTGCTCATTGTTGGAGAAAGAGAGACAGTGTTTTCAAGGACACTGGCTTCCTTGGCTAAGGTGCTGCCTCAAGCTAAGGCTGTAGTTATGAATTTCTTTGAGGAATTGGACCCACCTTTGTTTGTTCAAGACATGAGATCCAAATTGCAGTCTTTGCTTTATGTTGTTCCACTTCCCTCCTCTTTGTTGCCACCATCTGACATAGATTCTAGTGGATGCCTTTCATGGTTGGACACCAAGAGTTCTAAATCGGTGGCTTATGTTTGCTTTGGGACTGTGGTGGCACCGCCTCCACATGAGCTTGTGACTGTGGCGGAGGCATTGGAAGAAAGTGGGTTTCCATTTCTGTGGTCTCTCATGGAAGGTCTGATGGATCTTTTGCCAAATGGGTTTCTTGAGAGGACCAAGGTGCGAGGGAAAGTTGTGTCTTGGGCTCCACAATCCCAAGTTTTAGCACATGATTCGTCAGGAGTTTTTGTTTCTAACTGTGGAGCTAACTCAGTGACTGAGAGTGTTTGTGGTGGGGTTCCTATGATCTGCAGGCCATTCTTTGGCGATCAAGGGGTGGCTGGAAGATTGGTAGAAGATGTTTGGGAGATTGGGGTGGTAATGGAAGGAAAGGTGTTCACAAAAAATGGATTGCTTAAAAGCTTGAATCTGATTCTGGCGCAGGAAGAGGGAAAGAGGATTAGAGACAATGCTCTTAAGGTGAAGCAGACTGTGCAAGATGCAACTAGGCCTGAAGGACAAGCAGCACGGGATTTGAAGACTTTGATTGAAATAATTTCTACTACATCTTAA